The Rhizobium leguminosarum region CACATGGCGCGGGTTGAACGTCCCGAGCCGGCCCAGCATGTCGCAAATGCCTTCGTGGAAGTTCTCGGGCGAGGCCACTCGACCCGTCTCCGGGGTGATAAATTGCAACCCGCAGCGCAGCTGGCTGTTGGCGAGGACGGGTATGCCCGCCAGCATGTATTCGGTCAGGATTGCCGGTGCCCCGTCATCGATGCCGCAAACCACGCCGATACGCGCTTGGTTCATCAGCCTGTTCACCTCCGCAAACGGCACGCCGGGTGGGTCGATGAAGTCGACATTGATGCCAAGTTCGCCGACCTCGCTTCGCAATGTGTCCATCATCTCGCCGTAGCCGCAGACGCAAAGGGCCCGCATCGAACGCGGAAGCTTGGCAAGCGCGCGAAACAGGATGTCGTGGCGCTTATAGGCTTGCGCGGCGGCAACGTAGATCACGTCGTAGGTCTTCGGCATGTCGATCGGCGTGAAGGTGAGTTCGGAGGCAAACTCGGGTCCGATCGGCATGATGATCGTCGGTATCGTCGGATGGCGCGAGTACACCGCCTCAGACTGCCATTCGGAGCCGGTGAGGATAAGGTCGAAATGCCGGCTCACGTCAAATGGAACGCGCAAGGCAGGTGCGTCGATCGAGTTGTAGATCTTGAAACTGTCGCGGCAAGCCAGCAACACGTCTTCACTCACACCGAGGCCCCAGACACAGAGGATCGACGGCGGGCCGAAGGCGGCAATGTGCCCGAGCATGTCGTTGGAAGAAAACGGCGCGTCGGACCCGTTTGCCTGAAATGCCCGGCGCATCAGGAAAGGGCTGGCGCCAGGCGGTTCAATCGGCGGTGTCGCGCCGTGCCAATGTGTCCAGACCTCGGCGCAGTCCGCAAGGCCGGCTTTGAGAACGGCAAGCGGCAGCCGTTCGATATAGCCGCCGATCACCTGAAGGTTTGGGCCGCGATCGGCGGGTTGTGGACGAGGTCCCCGATTGCCTGCGAGCCACTGTTGGCGAAACCACGCCGGGGTCCGAGGCTCTGCGTTTTCGCCATCGCCGTCCTGGAAGTCGCTGATGATGACTATTCGTCGTAGCGCTCTCGGCGCAGCTGGCAATAATGGCATGGAGGTCCCGCGGCATGATTTCTGCAGCTCGAACCATGCGATCGCAAATAATGTTCCCACTTGTCGCATTGCTTCCCACCGCGCTCGAGCTGGAGCGGTCTAGGCATCTCATTGTCGTGGGGCGATGGTTGCGGCTTTTCCTGCCGAAAGAAATGCTCTCCTGTCGCTGCGGTTACGGCCGTCGTGTCCAACAGGTGCACAAGCAGATTGTCTTTAAAGCCCAGCGCGTCATTAGGAGGCTTCGTTGGCGAGTTTCCTCCGCGCCATGCGGACGCGACAGGGATGTTGAACGAAGCGATATTGCGGTTTTCTGTTGTCGCCGGCGAATGACAATCGAGCGCCAATGTGCCGGCACGCTCACCTTCACCGCATGTCATGACCCTGGCGTTGCGATGTCAACCAATTCTCGCAGCTGCAGGCGTTGCGGTGAGTTCGAAGCAACTGACAAGCAGGCAAATTCATCAGTTAAAACCGCTGTCATCCGGCTGCGAAAGAACTCAGTTTCTCCAGAAGCGCTTCTGAAATCTCGAACTGACGGGCCGTTCCACGTCCCATCGAATTCTTGACGATCGTCTCGTCCAGCATCCCCCGTTTGACCAGGAGATCGACTGTCTCTTTGACGCCGCTGCGCGTTAGTGCGGTAATTTCCATGATATTAGAGAGGGTTAACTTCTGATGCGCCTGGTTCATGCTGTAGAGGACCGTCATCATGCCGACCTGCTTCAGCCTTG contains the following coding sequences:
- a CDS encoding glycosyltransferase, whose protein sequence is MPLLPAAPRALRRIVIISDFQDGDGENAEPRTPAWFRQQWLAGNRGPRPQPADRGPNLQVIGGYIERLPLAVLKAGLADCAEVWTHWHGATPPIEPPGASPFLMRRAFQANGSDAPFSSNDMLGHIAAFGPPSILCVWGLGVSEDVLLACRDSFKIYNSIDAPALRVPFDVSRHFDLILTGSEWQSEAVYSRHPTIPTIIMPIGPEFASELTFTPIDMPKTYDVIYVAAAQAYKRHDILFRALAKLPRSMRALCVCGYGEMMDTLRSEVGELGINVDFIDPPGVPFAEVNRLMNQARIGVVCGIDDGAPAILTEYMLAGIPVLANSQLRCGLQFITPETGRVASPENFHEGICDMLGRLGTFNPRHVVLANWTWPHSLRKLRPFLGGSAR
- a CDS encoding transcriptional regulator, with the protein product MARALTTQWRNLAFSGLILHEILDHPLEDETPQARLKQVGMMTVLYSMNQAHQKLTLSNIMEITALTRSGVKETVDLLVKRGMLDETIVKNSMGRGTARQFEISEALLEKLSSFAAG